The genomic DNA CCTCATTCGGTTGGAGATACCCTGTAATCATGCGCATCGTTGTCGTTTTGCCTGCACCGTTAGGCCCCAGAAATCCAACAATCTCACCACGCTGCATTTCAAAATCCAGCTTATGTACGCCCCTGTTGCCCTCATACCACTTGCTGACCTGCTGCACCTTGAGCACACGCTTCACCCTTTCTTTTATCATAGCTCTCCCTCAACACTTTAAACTCTAATGTTAATCCCACACATATAGCTCCAGCTTAAAGTCACTTAAATATAAGCTTAAAATAATGTGTCCAAAATGTGAATAGAAGAATGTACAGGAGCATTTCTGCATTATTTGAAAGCTGGTAAGTGCTAACCGTTACGATGCCATCGTCGTCTCGCCGGATTACCCGATGCTTCCCAGGCTAAGAACGTTGGGCTATCAGGGTATGCTAATCTATGAATCACAGGGCTTCGGTTCGCAGGTGGAAGTTGCGTAGTAAGCGAAGCCACACCCTTTCTACAAAGATACGCCAATGCAGTGCTGCTACCAGATACGGCTCATCTAATGGATTTATTCTCCAGTATGTGTCCCTGGCTTGAACGTTATGTATTTCCAAATGTGCTGGATACCCGCGTATTTAATTATGTTAATAACACTCCCCCCGATCATCCCGGTTATTGCTTGAGTTGGACGGCTGGAGCCGAACAAAAACTGGAGGCATTTTATCGATATCTCTTACTGGATGCTGCAAAACCGTCCGGATCTTCGCATCTGGATGTTCTATGATAATACCCTTTCGCAGCCAGAGGATAAGATACAATTCGAGAGCATGGTTACACAGCTTGGCTTGTCCTCCATTGTAGAACGTTTCAACAACGTGCCCCATGCTAAAATGCCTCTGTATTACTCCGTGATTGGCGATTCGGGAGGGTGTCTGTTGTCCACTTCACTGGTAGAGGGATTTGGATACGCCGTAGCTGAGGCCATGGCTTGCCGCTGTCCCGTGCTCAGCTCTGATTCTGACGGGGTGCGAGCCTTCATCGATCACAACGTAACAGGTAAATTTTATACGCAAGGAGATATCTGCAGGCGGTATTGGAGGGACTGGATCTGATGAACAACGTGCCACAACGCGAATCCATTCGCCAGAAGGGGCTGACAAGGATCGTCGACCTGTTAGCACCGGATAAATATGTGCAATCCTTCCGGCAAATGATGAATGCGCTGGGCGTGAGGTAATTTATTATTTTAATGAAGAATTACTCCAACAGCTTAAAGTAGGGCAGGTCTCCAAGACGATACAGAAACCATTATCCCCCAAAAATAATAGCTGACGACATCCCTTTTTACACACGGGCCATCGTCAGCATTATGACTTTCTTTTTTATCACTACTGTTCGGAATCTATCTAATCTTTAATAATTGGTCTCCAGCATGAATATCTGTTGTAGCTTCCATTATGATATCCGTGTACACGGCTGTGTTGGTTACAATGATGGATGTGGTGATATCATATCCTTCATCTGCTATAGCCTCGGGATCAAATTCAACCAGCTTGTCTCCTTTTTGAATGGTATCTCCTTCAGAAATAAAAGAAGTGAAATGTTTTCCTTTCAAGCTGACCGTATTGATTCCAATGTGAATGAGCAATTCAACTCCATCCTCAGAGATAAGCCCGATCGCATGCTTTGTTTTGAAAACGGTAACAACAGTTCCGTTAAACGGCGCGTAGGCTACCCCGTCTCTTGGAATAATAGCCGCGCCCTGACCCATCGCACCACTTGAGAAAGCTTCATCATTTACAGCGGTTAAAGGAATCAATTCACCGTTTAGAGGACTGAATACCACTTTGTCCTCCTCTTTGCTTACATCTGCAACCTTAATCTCAGAAGCAGGTTTAGCATTTTTGTAGCCGAAAAGATAGGTCAGGATAAATGCGAGTACAAAAGCCACAACCAAAGATATGATAAAGCCGATGAAACCTGCATCTATACCTTTTGGATTAATGAACAGCGGAATACCGAAAACGCCGCCTGAGGCAAAACCATATGCCGTTGATCCCAGCGAACCTGCTGCGGCTCCCCCTATACCTGCGGCAATGGAAGCTAAAATAAACGGCTTTTTGGTAGGTAGCGTAACCCCGTAAATAGCTGGTTCCGTAACTCCCATCACCCCTGCAATTGTAGCAGAAGTGGCAATAGGCTTTAATTTAGGGTCACGTGATTTCAAAGCAATGGCAAAGGCCGCACCGGTTTGAGCAAAAGTAGTACAGAACAACATCCCGTTAATCGGATCAAACCCGTTCGTAACTACATTATTCAGGAGAATTGGAATAAACGCCCAATGCAGACCGAAGATAATTATGCCCTGCCAGAACCCGGCCAGAACGAGGCCAGCTACAGCCGGACTTAACTGGTAAATCCACATGGAGCCATTAGCTAACCCATCGCTGACTATAGTTGCTATCGGCCCGACAACCAGAAAAACAATCGGTGATATGATGACCAAGGTCAGAAAAGGCACAATGAACATTTTAATGGAGGCAGGTGCATACTTACTTATTATTTTTTCGACCTTAGCTGCCAAAAACGCTCCAATAATGATAGGTATAACAGAGGAAGTATAATTAATCAGAACAACAGGTATGGTCAAAAAGGACAGCGCCGTTTTATCCGTAAAGGCGGAAGTCATGGTCGGATACACCAAGGCTGCCCCCAAAACAGCAGACAGGTACGGGTTTCCTCCAAATTTTTTACCTGCTGAAAATCCTAAAATAATCGGAAAGAAATAAAACATAGCGTCTGCTGTCGCATATAAAATTTTATACGTGCCCATCTGATCCGTCATCCAGCCCAGGGATGTGCATAAGGCCAAAAGTCCTTTTAGAATCCCCACAGCAGCGAGCACACCCACAACGGGCATGAACACGCCTGAAATTACATCGACAAATCGGCTGAATATACTTCCTTTCTGATCTTCTTCAGCTCTCTGTTCTCCATGCTTTACGCCCATCGTATCCAAAAGAGCTTCGTATACTTTGGGAACCTCATTCCCGATGACCACCTGAAATTGGCCACCGCTCTCCACGACGGTAATGACACCGTCAATCCGCTTGATTTGTTCCTTATCTGGTAATTTATTATCCTTCAAATTGAATCTCAATCGGGTTACACAGTGAATTACACTGTTTACATTGTCATTTCCTCCTACTGAGTTCAATACTTCTTTGGCTGTTTTTTTATGATCCATGATGTTCACTCCTTCTTGGATGCGCTTTCTATTCTACCCTGTGCCTATGACACCAATTTCCCACATGTTGCTTCGCTCCATCCACATTCTATTCCTCTTTTTTTCTATTTGGTTCCGATGATCACAACATCACTTTCAAAACTATGCATATCTATAATGGATTGACCTTCCTGGACGTACACCTCCGTTTGGGCAAATCGTTTCCCTACTAAATCAATCGTTGTAAACTTGTAATCCTGCACATTGATGCTTAATCGTACCTTCGTGTTAGCCGGGATATACAAGACGAGAGTATTCTCGGTGCCCGCAGCTCTGATTTCCTCCGTCTTGTTTAAAATAATATCCTGCGGCTCCAAGCCAGTAAGGTTATACATTTCAAACAAATATTTAATAAAGGAGTAATCCCACGCGCCTTCAAATCGTAATGCCGTTCTCCAATCATAGGGACTATCAAAGCCTTCCCCTTCTACATTGCCGAATTTCTTTCCTTTTTTATGCCAGCTCCAAATGCCATGCGCCCCATAAGTGATTCCCGCTCCCCCTCCTGCAAGGAGGCTTTGCCATGCCGCTTTTCTAGCATCCAGTGAAGTGTATCTGCCATACACATTACGACTGTAGCTGATCTGTTCATAACATGGTTCCCCATTAATGACGGGCCGTATTTCCGATTTATGATAGAAATGCTGTGCAATCTCATGGGCCACATGTTGAAATTGTGAATTATGCCCGGATTGATACATATAGAATCCTAGACCATTGTGTTTCTCAAAGACTTCAGGAATCTCCCTCAATCTTCCCTGAATATGCAGCGTAGTTAAGCTAGCCGGGCTTAATTGGTGTACAATATCCAGTGCTTTTAAATAATAAGAATTGGCACGTTCGGTCGGAAAATCACTATCCCCGCTGATCAGGAAAATAGGTTCAAATGGAGAAAATCGATTTACAACGTATGTTACGTAGTGTTCAATGCATTCAAATGGCATTTTATTGCCCTTTTGGAACATTTCAGCCCATGTATCTGGTACATAGTTACACCATAGAAGAACCAATGCCGGAACAAATCCGCGCTCTACAGCCATTTTAATCATGACCTCTGCTCGATCAAAATAAGCTTCGTTTAATGTATGGTAGTCGAAGTCTCCATTTTCCAGTAATGCAAACGGCTGTAGATTCAGATCCGATTCACTTGCATCCCATTGACGGAGCATGTTGATTTGCAACACATTGAATCCCTGCATCTTCCGATAATCAAGGTAATCGCTCCACTCCTCCATCGTCGCATTGGTAAATGCGCTCCAAACCGTATCCGCTAAATAAAAAAAGGGTTTTTCCTCTTTGATAAAACTTCTTTGATTTTCAGCAATGTTTAAACTCAAATGAATCACCTTTCCTTCCTAGCCACACTCATAACATTCTCTAAACAAAAGTAAATAAACAACTAAAATTATATGTTTTATTCGTTAAATAAACTAAATTAAAGCGCTTTACACTTGAATATTAACACCATTAATTATAAAAGGTCAACATTTTTCTGTTCAACGTTTTTTTAGTTTAGTTTAGTTTATAATCTAAACTTTTTTGTGGAGTAATGATATAATTTATGTAGTTTAGTTCAATAGGGGGTTCCACATTGAAAATTGATGATATTGCAAGGCTTGCAGGTGTTTCGAAATCTGCTGTCTCTCTTGCTTTTAATAACAAACCCGGAGTCAGCGAAGAAACCAAGGAGCACATTCTAAAAATAGCCCAAGAGCATGGATATAAACCACGTACCATGAAGTCAAACAAGGAATTCATTAAAAATCACCATGTGATTCGCTTTGTGGCATGTAAAAATACAGACATCGTAACAGAGCATTATGATTCATTTCCCTTTTTCAATGAATTAATTCATCATATTACCAATCAGGTGAGAGAGCATGGAAATACCCTGATTTTTTCGTCTTTTGATAGCCATAGCCTCGAAGAAGAATTATCTGCTTTGGAAAAAGATCAGCCCTCTTCAGGCGTACTTCTGCTTGGCACCAATTTAACTTCCGAGATTATTGATTCTATACAATCCATTCATACCAATATTGTGATTTTGGATACCTGCTTTGAACACGTCGACGCCAGTTTCGTATCCATTAATAACTATCTTGGCGGGTATCAGGCAGGCCAATACTTAATTCAGTCTGGACACAGACGAATAGGATACGTGCAATCCAGTACCAGAATCCTCAACTTTAAAAAACGAAAGGAAGGGTTTATGGCGGCTTTAGAGGAGCACAATCTTTCCATAGAAAATGGGCTTATATTTGATATGCATCCCATGCTTGTGATGTCACAGGACGCATTTAAAACAGCTATTCATGAATTGAATGAGCTACCTTCGGCCCTATTTTGCGAAAATGATTATATGGCGATCAGTGCCATTAAAACGTTCCAGGAAATGAACATTCGAGTGCCTGAACAAATTTCCGTCATGGGATTTGATAATATTCATGAGGCCAAGGTCATTAGCCCGGAACTCACAACCATTCATGTGAAAAAGGAGGTTTTGGCTCGAACTGCTGTAAACTTGCTTATGGAGAAGCTGAATAAAAAACAAGAACATCATACTCAGGTGCTGGTGAATACCGAGGTGATTGAACGAAGATCTTGTTTAGCCTCAGAATGACCTAGGATAAGGTGAACCAAATGGGGTAATAGAGAAGATTAGAAGAGGGAGGGATCATCATCATATATAATTATGTGTGGTGGGCAGGAGCGGTCTTCATCATACTCGCCATTATCTTAAGTGGAACAGGGGTTAGTGGTGACCGTATGCGTGCCAATTTTTATAATGAACAGGCAGCCGATCCCGAGGGGAAAGATAGAAAAACCAGATGGAAATGGTCCTTTATTCTGATGATCATTGGATTATTACTGTTTGCTATCTCTATGATTCTAGAATAAGGCCGCCGTGTAGGCGGTCTTTTCTGGTTATCAGATTTCACATACTCAACACCACTCTTTTTCAATCAATTGTATAATCGGATTTTTCACTTTTACATAACCAATCTACTTTAACCGTTGTATACTGTTCATCAGAACAGCTATGGAAGGAGGCTCGTTTTGCGTATTTTTGATATTCTTCGTATATTGGTTGCAGAACAGATGGTCAACGGAGAACACTTGGCAAATGCATTGAAGGTATCCTCTCGAACCATACGAACGGATCTAAAGGAATTGGGTGCGCTGTTGTCAAAGCATGGAGCAGCAGTCAAACCCCTTAAAGGAACAGGCTACAAGCTAGAGATTCATGACGAACAAGCATTTCATCATCTGCTGAAGCAATTAAAGGATTATGAAAATCATGTGCCCTATCCATTAGCGAATTCTTCTGAAGCCAGAAATCGTTATTTAATGAAAAAGCTGCTGCTTAGCAATGCATATGTCAAGCTTGATGATTTAGCTGAGATCCTGTATGTTAGTCGATCTACTTTACAGAATGACCTCAAAGAACTGCGCAAGTTACTGGCAACCTACGGACTATCCCTGGAGAACAGACCGTATCATGGCATTCGAGTCAAAGGTAACGAGGCCAAGCTGCGTTATTGCATTTCCGACTATATATTCAGTAGAACAGATGAAATAGGCGAGCAGCAGATGTCCCACCCTCCTCTGATTTCTAACGAAGAGATGGAATTTATCAGAGAAGTGATTCTGGATCGCATTGAATTCAATGATATTCAGTTGTCGGACATTGCCTTGAACAATCTGGTCATTCATATTGCTATTGCATGTAAGCGTATTCGTGAAGAAAGGTATGTTTCGTATTATCCTCAAGAAATGAAAAAAATTGAAGCGCAGAAAGAGTTTA from Paenibacillus sp. FSL R10-2782 includes the following:
- a CDS encoding LacI family DNA-binding transcriptional regulator; translated protein: MKIDDIARLAGVSKSAVSLAFNNKPGVSEETKEHILKIAQEHGYKPRTMKSNKEFIKNHHVIRFVACKNTDIVTEHYDSFPFFNELIHHITNQVREHGNTLIFSSFDSHSLEEELSALEKDQPSSGVLLLGTNLTSEIIDSIQSIHTNIVILDTCFEHVDASFVSINNYLGGYQAGQYLIQSGHRRIGYVQSSTRILNFKKRKEGFMAALEEHNLSIENGLIFDMHPMLVMSQDAFKTAIHELNELPSALFCENDYMAISAIKTFQEMNIRVPEQISVMGFDNIHEAKVISPELTTIHVKKEVLARTAVNLLMEKLNKKQEHHTQVLVNTEVIERRSCLASE
- a CDS encoding glycosyltransferase translates to MLQNRPDLRIWMFYDNTLSQPEDKIQFESMVTQLGLSSIVERFNNVPHAKMPLYYSVIGDSGGCLLSTSLVEGFGYAVAEAMACRCPVLSSDSDGVRAFIDHNVTGKFYTQGDICRRYWRDWI
- a CDS encoding beta-glucoside-specific PTS transporter subunit IIABC, with product MDHKKTAKEVLNSVGGNDNVNSVIHCVTRLRFNLKDNKLPDKEQIKRIDGVITVVESGGQFQVVIGNEVPKVYEALLDTMGVKHGEQRAEEDQKGSIFSRFVDVISGVFMPVVGVLAAVGILKGLLALCTSLGWMTDQMGTYKILYATADAMFYFFPIILGFSAGKKFGGNPYLSAVLGAALVYPTMTSAFTDKTALSFLTIPVVLINYTSSVIPIIIGAFLAAKVEKIISKYAPASIKMFIVPFLTLVIISPIVFLVVGPIATIVSDGLANGSMWIYQLSPAVAGLVLAGFWQGIIIFGLHWAFIPILLNNVVTNGFDPINGMLFCTTFAQTGAAFAIALKSRDPKLKPIATSATIAGVMGVTEPAIYGVTLPTKKPFILASIAAGIGGAAAGSLGSTAYGFASGGVFGIPLFINPKGIDAGFIGFIISLVVAFVLAFILTYLFGYKNAKPASEIKVADVSKEEDKVVFSPLNGELIPLTAVNDEAFSSGAMGQGAAIIPRDGVAYAPFNGTVVTVFKTKHAIGLISEDGVELLIHIGINTVSLKGKHFTSFISEGDTIQKGDKLVEFDPEAIADEGYDITTSIIVTNTAVYTDIIMEATTDIHAGDQLLKIR
- a CDS encoding DUF4038 domain-containing protein gives rise to the protein MIHLSLNIAENQRSFIKEEKPFFYLADTVWSAFTNATMEEWSDYLDYRKMQGFNVLQINMLRQWDASESDLNLQPFALLENGDFDYHTLNEAYFDRAEVMIKMAVERGFVPALVLLWCNYVPDTWAEMFQKGNKMPFECIEHYVTYVVNRFSPFEPIFLISGDSDFPTERANSYYLKALDIVHQLSPASLTTLHIQGRLREIPEVFEKHNGLGFYMYQSGHNSQFQHVAHEIAQHFYHKSEIRPVINGEPCYEQISYSRNVYGRYTSLDARKAAWQSLLAGGGAGITYGAHGIWSWHKKGKKFGNVEGEGFDSPYDWRTALRFEGAWDYSFIKYLFEMYNLTGLEPQDIILNKTEEIRAAGTENTLVLYIPANTKVRLSINVQDYKFTTIDLVGKRFAQTEVYVQEGQSIIDMHSFESDVVIIGTK